cccatgacccctctgcaacatctagatggtccctggcaaacttcagacgggctttcacatgcactggcttcaacggggaaccttctgagcaatgcatgattttaaactatTGCactgtagtgttctactgaccgtagcctttgaaactgtgcatccagctctcttcaggtcattgaccagctcctgtcatgtagttcttggctgagccCTCGCtaatctcatcatgagtgatgctccAAGAGGagggattttacatggagccccagtccgagctaTGATATCAGTCATATTTAGCCTTagcctttttccattttctaacaattgctgcaacagtTCATTTATTCTCATCAAGCTGCTTTCAAATTCTCCCATAGCATTTTCCTACTTTGTGGATTTCAatcattttttctctggtggcTTTCCAAAGGTCTTAGGTCTTGCCCAtgttagcagttggattatgactgactgtggggtgcacaggtgacaataatgaggtcaaacgggtggtgggtgagtgcttactcatggggtaaaggtggactttttcagCGTAGACTGACATCTCTttgaatgtcataattattgctgattctcaggggtacaaatacttatgaaccccagtaaattacaaagaaattaatgaaaaatcatacaatgtgaggtccggatttattattttgtgtgcgtgtgtgtgtgtgtgtgtgtgggggggggggggcataagtgattgaaatttcagacctctacctattttccaaGTGGGTGAACTTCTAAAATCACAAGggatgcaaatacttctgctcctcactgtatagaaAACAAAAACTGTTTACCCTCACATTCACACTATCATTGATTTGGATGTTACCCtagtattttccataaaaaaataaacaggtaaATATGAGTTAATTTTCCcagtgcaaaattttcaatataATTAATGATGACGTAAGAATTTTGTTACCACAAACTCTTAAATTTATAAAAGGGAGGTCACGTTTATATTGGGGGTGTGGTTACATTTAAGTGATATTGTTTCATTGTAGAGATAATTACCAATTGAAATGAAAATCTAAGTTACATTAATGGGGAAAATAGCACTGTTTTTATTCATCTTCAGCACAAGGGCCACGGGTCAGTTCCACACTTTGACCAGCAGGTGGTGAGACAGAGCACACAAAGTTTATATGACCAAAACAAGGCACTGTTGTAGAAAGAATGTCAAATGGCTTTCGGTAATTCGGTGCCATAATAGCAGTGCACATGCTGGGCTGGCTCACAGGGTGAGCGTCATGTTGACTCATCATCACTCCTATATTGTGAGATAGGCTGATATTCACAGCAGGTGTCCTCACTAACTGGCAGCAAGAGGAAGTAATCGACCCCGAGGAGGATTAAGAGAAAGTCCCACATACCATGAAGTCAGCTGCAGGAACATTCAAGGCTTTGAAAATCACAATTCTATTAATGTATAATGACATCAAGAGCTGCAGTACATTTTGATCATAAAAGCAAGGATGTGGCTAATGTCTCTCAAGGCAGACGCCATGATCAAAGTAAAACAATTTTTATACTACCACTGACAGTAATACTCAGAATGCGCTGCCTAATAAAGCTTTGATgataatgtttgtatttaaaggGGCTATTAAATTTCTGGTGGTTACCCATGAACAtgagtataacttttttttacatgtttgaAATAAAGTACTAAGCATTTTGTGTTGTGATGTATTTTTGTGGTCTTCAGTGAATGGCCATCATGGATGATCTGCTATCTGTATCAACCATATTCCTTCTGAAACACACCAGAAATAGTGATTATTAAGTCAGAAAAGCTAAATTGTTATATTGTCCAAATTATATAACACTCAAAATGCATACATTTGATATACAGTATGGCCTTGACATCACATGATGTGGCTTCTCTATACCCAAGCAGGGCATGAATATTGATGACAAAGAGGAAGACTGACTAAGCTCTTAGtcattctctctctctcttctctGTAACTCTCCCCCCTCCCTCCCTTTTATACCCACACCCCGGATACAGCCAAGCGTGCACACACCGGCAGATACACTCAAGCTGCTGCTTCACGCTCTGTAACGTTACTCCTCCTTACTTTCTTTTCCTGTGGATTTGGCCTGCCATTCGCGTGAATATCGGTAAGAATGTGCATTGTGTTTTCTAGGCTATGTCTCATGCCTTTGTGCCTTTGTGAGTCTTTCTGGTTGCATGTCACTGTGATTCAGACAAAGGAGTGGGGTGTGGCTGGAGTACCAGAGGATGCCTGCCGATAGCAGCAAGGGAAGATGTGCAAAAGAATGGCTGTACACATAGTGATGAAGTAACAATGGGGCTTAGTCTTTAGGTAATGAGTTAATTGAGCTAAGAAATGTACTCTGATCAGGGCTTGGCAGAGGTGGGTGTAGCTATTTTTAGTGCCATGATCCAGTTGTCTTTGACACTAAAGATTAAAACAtctaattatattattaatagaCCCATTTTtactttgtggaaatatgttgcAGCCTTAGTGAGCGTTCTCACAGAGCAGCGGGTTAAAACAGTCATGACTGGGCCATTGAACACGTTGTTAGACCTGAGGCTAGGTCAGGAAAATGACTGCAGTCAAGGCTGCAGGGGTGGATGCAGAGGGACAGAACAAAGACTCCAGCCATATAGAAAGACAATAGAGAAAAATGAAATAACTGAAAGTGGAGGAAAACTAGATATGTGGTGTGACGTTAGGAGGATGAGCAtcatgattgaagcgacttctaGGTAGGCATGCATGTGGACATGTGTTAGCTGCACAAAGCCACTCCCTTCCCATGCGATCACTTCAGATGAAAATCATTCATAAAGCCACCGGCTAGTTTGACAATCCTTGTGatagcatttttaaaattttttttttaagtgttccaGTTTGAAAGATGAAAAATAATTTCAGTATTTGAAAGGATAATATTACATCAAAatgctaaatgttttttttttttgtcttcacaGTCAAAATGTCTGACAAGCCTGATATGACTGAGATTTCCCGTTTTGACAAGACAAAGCTGAAGAAGACtgagacaaaagaaaaaaatcctctGCCCACAAAAGAAAGTGAGTCTCCCCAGCTGTgaaaaaacatccttcatactgTAGTTTCTGTTCATTGCACCCAGTGCAGCCAAAAAGTAAAAGAGATGCAGACAATGAACTGAATGAACTCTCTCATCACGTAGTCAACGCCAACATTTTTCTGTCCCTTTTTCAGCCATTGAACAAGAGAGGAAAGGAGATGCCACACCTTGACTACTAAGCACATGAAGAAAAGAAGATGGGATGCCACAGCAAAATGCACTTTCTTTTAATTATCACACTGTTCTAATATCCTACTGTTGTtgttcaaaaaatgtgttttgagcTCCTAGGGGTTTTATCCTCACATGGGGTGGGGGGCCTCTCTACcatttgagagaaaagcatTAGCTTGGTTGCCTGACTCACTCTGTTAGCATGGAGCTAACAACTCACCAATATTGCCAAACTGGGGAGTGGTGTTGTGATGTAGCACCAGGAGGCAGGCAACCAGACTATGAAGTGCTGAATGGATCAATGGTTTCTTAAAATAAGGAGAGGCATTTAAGTCAAACCATTGATGATGTTttcttaaataattttttacttttcattttgaaataaatatcaAGATGTGGAACCTAATGATCATGTTCATTTTGTGGGTCTCCTGTTAATAAAGATACAAGAATATAACACTGCACCCTTTCTGGTCAGGCAAGCGCAGACCTACATTTAAAACAGGTACAAAATATATGAATGTTTAAatcaaacacactcattggtcaCATCTAAAGTAACATTGACTAAAATAAAATTGTATACAAGGGATTATTGGGTCTTCACAAGATAATTTTTTGACAGTACAGTGAGATAACAATTGCAATTTGAATCGATTTTGGTAAAACTGCTCCCTTATATTGAAAATCTTCGTGCATTCCCTCCCTAATTATAGATCATGACCAGATAGAGTGATTAAAATAGGTACAAAATAAGCAAAAGTGAATCTTCCATCTTTTTGCTCAAATTTTACATTAAGTGGATCGTTCCCCACATGGATATTACGCAAATGATAAAGAAAATTAGCTGATGATTTTGCTGTATTTTGTGCTTAATTCCTAGTAGTGAAACTTTTGAATCAATTTTAAACGTTTTCAACTGGtaaaacatttttgtcttttatcGCAGTATCTCTCTGTGCTATTTCAGATCATGTGAGGATAATTTAAGTGGAATTTCATCAAGTTTTGTTGCcaggtgtttttctttttaatggtCCCAAGTGCTATTCAAATCtgttctttcctttttttaatcacaGTCAAAGCAGCCAACAGATAAAATGCAGGGGACTTGTCCCCCATGACCTCCAGGCCCACCACACCACCTTCCCTTATTCTATGAGGAAACCTAGGCTTTGGGATAAATGCAGTGTATTATTGTCGATGACAGGATCAGTGGCATTGCTTGGTTCTCTTAGGGCTCCAGGCAACTCAACCCctacaaaatgcaaaaaaaagtgttgtttttttgcacacATAAATGCACAGTAAATAATGTAAATTACCAATATATAGGCAgacaccaaaataaaaataaagttggcagacaatatatacaaaacatttgttttctttattaaacctgtcctgttcagctactTAGACAATGCGAAGGGTAATCTCAGTGGCCTTATGgtctgatcagttttaaatgtatcatatgggagtttgatattctcccattgtggttatccattgtgttttatttatattaGAGAAACCGAGCAGTACAGGGTTATAGgaagacagaagaggagaagaataaacaagaaatacattagactgctCTGCTACCTgtgaacatagtggtgctatcattagctaaatgtatttccaatGGACACAATGTGGGGGGCTGATAACCGATAAGAAAGAGGATGGAAGGTGAGTCAAAAGGAGATTTGATTAggcggggtggagtgtacacaaatcagcaatgtgagatgtggaacccagtattatgtgaatcatATTAtgtgtaagtgtggatatgttgacatcctattctatgctgcctgattactaatcctggcaccgacaatctctctacttgagtgtttattattgcacccagtcatgagTGAATCCACTCAGACGTGTGATAGCcctgcagacaagtggaaagGCTGCACGGGGCCGCCCCAAGGCCATGGCACCTCCCCAGTCAATCAGGGGGGTTTAGCTAGCCCAGCCCAGCCCAGCCCTCCTT
This Corythoichthys intestinalis isolate RoL2023-P3 chromosome 11, ASM3026506v1, whole genome shotgun sequence DNA region includes the following protein-coding sequences:
- the tmsb2 gene encoding thymosin beta; the protein is MSDKPDMTEISRFDKTKLKKTETKEKNPLPTKETIEQERKGDATP